From Verrucomicrobiota bacterium:
TCACGAAACGATTCGTGGCGACGCCGCTGGATTGAAGTTGGCTATTTAGGTTGGTGATTGATAATTGCCGAACACTGCCATCCGCCAAACCGACGTTTCCGCACTGGTTGTGCATTTTACCGTCCCAAGCCAGATTGTCATTGGTCGTCACAATGGACAGCCCGGGAGCAACGGGCTTGTTGTTTACCATCAAATTGTGGTCGCCAATTAAAATCGAGGCCGGCTTGGTTTCATTGGCTTCAAGGTTGACGAAATAACTGACGTTGCTCCGGGTTAACTGGTACCAACTGGTAGTGGCTTTACGTTCCTTATCAGTCGGGCAAGTCAATACGGTGGGGGAACCGATTTCATTGCTGGCAA
This genomic window contains:
- a CDS encoding type II secretion system protein; translation: MTLIEVFVVLAVLSLIFLALIPNLLSAKHKAQRIQCVSYHKQIGLGLRMWSNDYEDRFPWQVSTNAVGSNSPGTMELVAMMTPAVHFQIASNEIGSPTVLTCPTDKERKATTSWYQLTRSNVSYFVNLEANETKPASILIGDHNLMVNNKPVAPGLSIVTTNDNLAWDGKMHNQCGNVGLADGSVRQLSITNLNSQLQSSGVATNRFVIP